From the Candidatus Manganitrophaceae bacterium genome, the window GCGGGATCGGTTTCTCCTCCGGTTGCGGCGGCTCGGAAACGGCCTCTGCGCTTTCCAAATTTGCCGGCTTTGTGGAAGGGGAGGGAGACGGCGGCGACGTTTTTTTGAGACGCGGGGCAGGAGCTTGGGACCTCTTCTGGACAACTGGGGGGACCGACGGGTGAGACGGTCCACTCGGATTTCCTTCCGTCGCGGCAGCGACCGAGCCGAGCCCCTCGAATGAAACGAGCTCCACCTCAAACCGCTCCTCTCCCCCCCCGCTCCGACCGGCGATGGAGAAAAGTCCGGCCAAGAGGAGCAGGTGGAAGAGAAGGGAGACAATCACTGACAGGCGTGCGCTTCGCATCCTTATTCCCTCCCCCGCTCCGCGATCGACAGAGGGGTCACCACCGGATAATGGAGCGTCGGATGGAGGGTGACCTCCGCCTCGATGCCGTAGACCTGCCGCAAATGCGGCTCGGTTAAAACGTTGCGAGGCGTCCCGTCGGCGACGACTTCGCCCCGGTGCAGCAAAATCAGGCGATGACAGTAACGCGCCGCCAGATGGAGGTCATGCAACGCCATGACGACCGAGATCCCCTTCCCGGTCAGCGAGGCAACCAGGTCGATCAGGCCGAGCTGATGCTGCGGGTCGAGATTCGCCGTCGGCTCATCGAGGAGGAGCGTCGTCGCCTCTTGCGCCAGTGTCCTGGCAATCAACACCCGCTGCAGCTCGCCGCCGGAGAGCGCGGTGATCGGCCGGTCGGCGAACGTGTCGGTCTCCGTCAGCCGCATCGCCTCTTCTACGATCTGACGGTCGGCTGTCCTCTCCCGCTCGAACCGTCCGAGGTGGGCATACCGTCCCATCGAGACCGCCTCGCGACAGGGGAAAGGACTCTCCGGCTGCGGGTTCTGCGGCAGGTAGGCGATCCGCCGCGCCAGCTCTTTTTGGTTCCACCGGTCGAGTGGCCTCCCGTCGAGGAGAATCGTCCCGGCGGTCGGCGTCAGGAGCTTCATCAGGAGCTTGAGGAGCGTCGACTTCCCCGCGCCGTTGGGCCCGATCAGTCCAACAAACTCCCGCGGCCCGACCGTAAAATTAATCCCATTTAAGACAGCCGCGCCCCGCCTTGAGAAGGAAACCCCTTTGAGGTCGATTCCGACGATCATATTATCCTCTCGCATCCCGAATCCCCTTGTGCAGCAGATAAAGGAAAAAGGGAACGCCGACCAACGACGTGATCGTCCCGAGCCGCATCTCCTCCGGCGCGATCGCCACCCGCGCCAGCAGATCGGCGAAGACCAAAAAACTCCCCCCGGCGAGAAAAGAGGCCGGCAGCAAAATCCGGTGGTCGGGCCCAATGACCAGCCGGACGACATGCGGAATGATCAATCCGACAAAGGCGATCGTCCCGGTGAAGGCGACGGCCGCGCCAGTCACCAAGGAGGAGAGGACCAAAAGAGACCGCTGAACCGACTTGATGTTCATCCCGAGCGCCGCCGCCCCCTCTTCCCCTTCCGACGCCAGCAAATTGAGGTCTCGGCCGAAGAAGAGGAGTCCGATGCTTCCGAGTAAAATCGGACCGACCGCCACCTTCAGATGAATCCAGCCCCGCGCATCGAGCCCCCCCATCAGCCAGAAGAGGATCTCCCCAACCACGGCGACCGACGTGATCCGGGAGAGAATCAGCGAGAGCATCGAGACCATAAAGATCCCGACCGCCATCCCGGAGAGGAGAAAGGTGGTGACCGGCGTCTTTCCGTCTCGGGTCGCGATCCGATAAACCAAGAGGACGGTGCCGAACGCTCCGCCGAAAGCGAACGCGGGAAGGATCAGCGGATGGTGGAAGGCGATTCCGGTCGTCAGCGAGATCACGGCACCGAGCGCCGCGCCGGCCGAAAGGCCGATCACGCCGGGATCGGCCATCGGGTTGCGGAAGAGCCCCTGAAGCGCCGCCCCCGAAATGCCGAGCCCCCCGCCGATCAGCGCCGCCAGCAGCACCCGCGGGAACCGGACCGTCGTAATGATGATCTCCTGCGAGGGATCCCATCCGGTCCAGTGGACGAACGGGAGCTGATTGAGGACGAGCCGGACGACGATTGGAAAGGGAACCGAGACGGCGCCGATCATTGTCGCTGCGAGAATGCTGCCGATCAAAAAGAGTACCAGAAGGGAGAGCCAACCGGCGGCAGGACGGATGCGACGGAGAACGCGGCGCTCGGCGGCAAGAGAGGCGGTCGTCATCGTTTTCCTCCCCCCTCCGGCTGCGCCGTCTTCTCCGCCGGAGCATCGAAGCGCTCCGGATGGATCACCCGGGCGACCTGTTCGATTCCGTCGATCAGATAGTGGGACACCGACGAGAGATGTTTCTCCGGGATGGCGTAAACGCGCCGGTTCCGGATCGCCGAGAGATGTCCCAGCGCCGGATGGGTGATCAGCTTTTGGTAGAAGTCGGGCTCCTCCGGATTCCAATCGCTGACGATGACGATCTCCGGATCGAGCTGGATCAACGTTTCAATCGAAATCTTCTGATGTCCGACCAGTCCCGCCTCGGCGGCCCGATTCCGGCCGCCGGTCAACACCGCCATCTCATCAAACATCGTCTCTTTTCCCGCGACCACCCCGGTCGGGCTGTAGAAGAGGACCCCGGGCCGCGTCGACGCGGCGCCGACCCGGCTGACGATTCGCTGGAGGCGGCGGCGCATCTCGGAGACGATCTCCTCCGCCCGTGCCTCTTCACCGACCGCTCGGCCGACGGCAAGGATGTTCTGCTCGACCCCTTTAACAGAAGAGAAGAGGGCGAGCTTCATCACCGGGAGCTTCGCATCGGTCAGCGCCTTCACCACATCGGCGGCGGTGTAGGTCGCCACGAGCACCAGGTCGGGATGGAGCGCGATCACCCCTTCCACACTCAGGTGAAGATGGTTGGGAATCTGTTTGGCTTGCTCCACGACATGCGAGACGCCGGGATCGACCGCGAGATAGGTCACGGCAACAATCCGCTTCGGGTCGACCAGGGAAAAAAGAATTTCGTCGGTGCCGAGGGTCAACGAGACGATCCGCTGCGGCTGGGTCGAAGAACCGGTCTCCGCCGCCCGCACCGATGAAAGATCGACGAAGAGGAGAATCAGCACGAGGGTGCGGGTAAGGCTCCATTTCATCGAACCGCTTCCTCCGTAGCCGGCAGCAAATCGGCGAAGACGAACCCGTCCCGTGTGACCACCTCGCCGACCTGAACCTCGATCGGCTGCCGGAACATCGGGCCCTCAATCGCAAAGCTATGGAACTCCCCCCGCTCGCCGCAGGGATCGACCTCTTTCGGCAGGTCGGCCAGAAACGCCGCATCGAACGTTCGCCCGGCGAACGATGGAGCAAGATGCCTTGGATCGACACAGGTGATCACCGCCCGCAGGCCGCCGGCAATCATCTCGCGAGCAAGGCGGTCGGTCGGGATCTGCCAGAGGGGAAAGAGCGGCACAATCCCGGTGCCGGCCAGCTGCCGCTCGCGGTAGGCCCGAATCTCTTCCAGAAAGAGATCGCCGAAGGCAACGTGGGTCACCCCCGCCTCTTTCGCCTGATCGATCAATGTCCGCATCGCCGCTTCATACGCCTCGTTGCTGCAGGGATCGGGAATCGAGACGATCTGGAGCGGGAGTCCCGCCGCCGCAGCCTGCGCCTGAAGGAGGCTCACCCGGACCGCATGCATCGCCACCCGTTGGTGCCGGGCATTGACGGTCGTGATCAACCCGGTCACTTCGACCTCCGGCTGCGCCCTTAATCGATAGAGCGACCAGGCGCTGTCCTTCCCGCTGCTCCAAGAAAGCCAGGTTCTCTTTTTCATCGATACTCCGCAATCTGCATTCCGAAATACTTTCCTACGCTCGACTGTCCCACAAGACATCGGGCATCCCCTTCTGTTTGTTCTCGTAGCGCGCCATCACGAAGAGGAGGTCGGAGAGGCGGTTGAGATAGGGAACGGTGAACGGTCCGACCGGCTCGCTCCGGCGGAGGGTGATCACCCGCCGCTCCGCACGACGGCAGACGGTGCGGGCAATATGGAGCTGTGCTGCGCCGGGCGCGCCGCCGGGGAGGATAAAGTTGGCGAGCGATTGCAGGCTCTCGGAGAGGCGGTCGATCGACCGCTCCAGGGCGTCGACATGGCGCTGCTCGATCTTCGGCACCTTCAGCCGGGCCTTCTCTTCTTCCGGAATACAGAGATCGGAGCCGAGATGAAAAAGGTCGTTCTGAATCGAAGCGAACATTTCGGTCAAGAGCGGATCGAGACCGGCGGCGAGGGCGGCCCCGATCTGGGAGTTGAGCTCATCGACCGCCCCATACGCCTCGATCCGTGCCGAATCTTTCGGAACGCGCTGCCGGCTTCCGAGCCCGGTCGTTCCGTCATCGCCGGTCTTCGTGTAGACTTTCGTAATCCTCGGCATCTCTCTCCTCCTCTGCGGCGTCAGAAAATCAGCACGCCGCCTTGAACGAATGGACCTCTTTCCACCGGGCAGACGACGCCACGAAGGTCGCGGCCGCTTGGGGATTGGAACCGAAATGGAGATGGAAGTAACTGGCCAGCAGATTCCGGAAGAGATATCCCTCCCGCCGCGCCGGACCTTCTTTTAAAACGCGGTAGACCCGCTTCACCCCTTCCCCCTCCGGCGGCTCCTCCTCCCATCGGGAGCAGTGGAATTCGTGCCCCCGCGCCCGCGCGCCCCGGCCGAGGAGCGGGCTCTCCTCCGTGAACTCCACCTCGACATATCCGATCGCCGAGAGCCGCGATTCCATCCGGATCGATCCGGGAAGGAGCCCCACCATCTCAAATCGGTCGTCGGAAACGAGACGGAGCTCGCGGGCGAGATAGATCATCCCGCCGCATTCCGCATAGACCGGCCCGCCCGCCTCCGCGAACGCTTTGATCGCGCTCCGCATCGACCGGTTCTCGGAAAGGGGCGCCGCGTAGAGTTCGGGATAACCTCCTCCGAGGTAGAGGCCGTGAGCCGCGTCGGGGAGCGCTTCGTCATGAATCGGGGAGAAGAAGACCAGCTCCGCCCCTTCCGACGCAAGCAATGCCAGGTTGTCCGGATAATAGAAATGGAACGCCTCATCTTGGGCGACGGCGATCCGGCAGCGGCGCGGCGTCGGCGTCATCCGCTCGGGCGCCACCTCGATCGGCGGCGCAGCGCGGGCGAGGTCAATCAACCGGTCGAGGTCGAGGAATGACCCGGCCAATTCAGCGAGACGGCCGATCACCTCGTCGGAGCGTCCGGATTGGCTGGGATGAACCAGACCGAGAGGACGCTCCGGAATTTTAATTTCCGCTTCTATCGGAAGTCCCCCAAACGACGTCAGAGTGGGCTGAGCGACCGTCTGAAGCCATTGCAGGTGCCCCTCGCTCCCCGCCCGATTAAAAATAACCCCGGAGAGCGACAGCGCCGGATCGAAGGAACAAAATCCGTGGAGGAGCGCACTGAGGCTGCGGGCCATCCCGGAAGGGTCTACGACCAAGAGCACCGGCGCCGAAAGCCACTTCGCCATCTCGGCGGTGCTCGCCTCCTCCCCCTTCGTCTCCCGGCCGTCGAACAGCCCCATCATCCCCTCAATCAAGGCGATATCGGCGCCGGCGCATCCTTCGGTAAAAGAGCGGAGGTTCTCTTCGCGGGAGAGCATCCAGCCGTCGAGGTTTCGGCAGGGCCTCCCGGCCAGATGCCGGTGCTGAAGCGGATCGAGATAATCGGGGCCGACTTTGAACGGCGCAACCCGAAGACCTCGCCGGCGAAGGGCCGCGGTGATCGCCATGACGACGGTCGTCTTTCCGACGCCGCTGTGGGTTCCGGCAATCACCAATCGGGGAAAGGGTCTTTTTTCAAGCGCCAACAGAGACCCTCCTGAGATGCTCCAGATCGAGCGGCCGATAGGCGTCGCTCGGACCGGGCCAGTCGAATTCCTCCGGATGGATCAGCGCGGCGAGCAGCGCCAGGCCGTCGACGACGCGGGGGCCGGGCCGGGCGAAGTAACTGTTGGCATCGACGGCATAGACCCGCCCCTCCCGCACCGCCGAGAGCCGCTCCCACTCGGGATAGCGGGTCAGGAGCGCCACCTGGCGGAGGACCTCTTCGAGGTTAAAGCCGCAGGGGGAGAGGACCAATACCTCCGGATCGTAATCGAGGATCTCCTCCCAGGCGACGCGGGTCGAATCTTTTCCCTTCTGCGCCAGCGCATCGATTCCTCCCGCCCGCTCGACCAGCTCCGGCATCCAATGGCCGGCATTGTAAGGGGGCGAGAGCCACTCCATGCAGAAGACACGGGGACGGCGCGGCAGCCCGGCCGCCTTCCTGGAAATGGTTTCGACCCGTGCATTCAGATCCCGCAATAAATCCGACGCGGCGTCGGTCCGGCCGGTCGCCTCCCCCAGCTCGCGGATGTTCTCAAAGATCTCCGCTAAACTCTTCGGGGTCATCCAGAGGATTTTCGGCGGCGCCGATAAAAACTTCACCACCCGGCCGACCTCATTTCCCGACGGGGCGCAGACCTGACAGAGATCTTGGGTGACGATCAGGTCGGGCGCCAGTTTTTTTAGAACGGTCTCATCGACGACGTAGAGGCTCTGCCCCGCTTTCATCATCCGGCTGACCGCCTCATCGACCTGCTGCGAGGTGAGCCCCTTCATCTCAATCGCCGATCGGACGACGACCGGCTTCGATCGGACCTCCGCCGGATAATCGCATTCGTGCGTGATGCCGACCAACTGGTCTCCCAGGCCGAGCGCACAGACCATCTCGGTGGCGCTGGGAAGAAATGAGACAATCCGCATGTGATGCCCCCCTTCCGGAAAAGGTTTAAGAAAGAATCTCCATCATGTTTCGATCAGAGGGGAAATCGCCACGATGAGAAATAGGACCAGTACCTCGCTGATTTCATTCAACGCCCCGAGCGCATCGCCGGTCCAGCCGCCGATTTTTGCCTCCAGCAGACGGTTCAAAAAAAAGAGGACCGGCAAAACGATTAAGAAAGACAAGAACCCCGGAACCGGCCGGATTGCACAGGCGAAGATCAGCGCCAGAGCGGTGCTGACGGCACACTCTCCCCAGCCGATCTTTCCGATAAACGGCTTGGCGGTCCCCTCCTCCCGCGCGTAGCGTCCGACGAAAGCGGCGAGGACCATCGCCCAACGGCTCACCGTCCCCATAATCAAGAAGCTATAGAGAGCCCCATGGGCGATCAACTCATAAAAAAGAGCGTACTTCAAGAGCAAAATAACAATCAGTCCCATGACCCCGAAGGCGCCGATCCGGCTGTCCTTCATCACGGCGAGAATGCGCGCTCGATCGCCGCCGGCCGCCAAGCCGTCGCAGAGATCGGCCAGCCCGTCGAGATGCAGCCCCCCGGTGATCACCATCAGGAGGAGAACGATCAGGGCGGCGAGCGGTCCGGGGGGGAGGAGCGGCCGGAGCATCCGCGCCGTCCCCATTAAGGCGAATCCTATCAGAAATCCGACGGCCGGGAAATAGTGGACCGAAGCAGGGAGCGGGGCCGCGTGGTTTCGACGCGCGGGGAAAACCGTTAAGACCGAAACGGCGGTCCAGAAATCTCTCACCCGCTTTCTCACCCTTTCTCTGAAATACCCGCTTCATCGAAGGTCGCCATTTCGGTTAAGATGCGCAGCGACGCCTCCACGAGATTGATCCCGAGCGCGGCCCCGCTTCCCTCTCCCAGCCGCATGTTTAAATCAAGTAGGGGATCGAGCCCCAGTGTGGCCAAGGCGATCCGATGGCCTGCCTCGGCCGAGCGATGGGCCGCCAGCAAAAAGGGGTTGATCTCAGGCTTCAGCGCCGCCGCGACGAGGGCCCCGGCGGTCGAAATGAATCCGTCAATCACGACGGGGAGCCGATGCGCGGCAGCCCCCAAGAGGAGCCCCGCAATCCCGGCAATCTCGTACCCCCCGACTTTGGAGAGGAGTTCCATCGGATTCGCCCGATCGGGCCGATTGATGTCGAGGGCCTGTTGAATCACGGCCCGCTTTTTCTCAAGCGCCGCATCATCGATTCCGGTTCCCCGGCCCGTGACCGCCGCGACGTCAGACCGGGTGAAGATCGCCGTGATCGCAGCGCTCGGCGTCGTGTTTCCGATCCCCATGTCGCCGGTGGCGAGGAGACCAACCCCTTCCTTCGCCGCCGCTTCGGCCAATTCGATTCCGATCAACAAGCTTCTCTCGGCCGCTTCGACCGACATCGCCGGACCCTGGGCGATGTTGTGGCTCCCTCGAGAAACCTTTCGATCCAGCAGGCCGGGGAGCGCTCCGAAATCATGATCGACCCCCATGTCGACGACCCTTACCTCCGCGCCGACATGCCGGGCGAGCACATTGATCGCGGCGCCTCCCCGAAGGAAGTTGTAGACCATCTGAGCCGTCACCGCTTTCGGATAGGCGCTGACCCCTTCCTCCGTCACCCCATGATCGGCGGCAAAGACGAAGATTACTTTTTTCAGCGGCAACACAGGCGATTTTCCGGTCACGTGAAGATACCACGCCGCCAGCTCCTCCAATCGGCCGAGGCTGCCGGGCGGTTTGGTCAGCCGATCGAGCCGCTTTTTCGCCAGGAGGTGCCCGTCGGGATCGAGCGGCCGGATCTGCTCCAAGGTTTTTTGAATTTTCCGATTCATTTGATCTTCTGAGGAAGCCCAGCCACCATCCAGTAGACGTCGCGGGCGACCCGCGCCAATTGTTGATTGAAGACACCGGCGAGCTCACGGAACCGCCTTCCGAGCGGCGTCTCGGGAATCAGCCCTCCTCCCACCTCGTTGGAAACCACAATGAGCGGATAAGAAAGGGTCGGGAGGCA encodes:
- a CDS encoding heme ABC transporter ATP-binding protein; the protein is MREDNMIVGIDLKGVSFSRRGAAVLNGINFTVGPREFVGLIGPNGAGKSTLLKLLMKLLTPTAGTILLDGRPLDRWNQKELARRIAYLPQNPQPESPFPCREAVSMGRYAHLGRFERERTADRQIVEEAMRLTETDTFADRPITALSGGELQRVLIARTLAQEATTLLLDEPTANLDPQHQLGLIDLVASLTGKGISVVMALHDLHLAARYCHRLILLHRGEVVADGTPRNVLTEPHLRQVYGIEAEVTLHPTLHYPVVTPLSIAERGRE
- a CDS encoding iron chelate uptake ABC transporter family permease subunit, with the protein product MTTASLAAERRVLRRIRPAAGWLSLLVLFLIGSILAATMIGAVSVPFPIVVRLVLNQLPFVHWTGWDPSQEIIITTVRFPRVLLAALIGGGLGISGAALQGLFRNPMADPGVIGLSAGAALGAVISLTTGIAFHHPLILPAFAFGGAFGTVLLVYRIATRDGKTPVTTFLLSGMAVGIFMVSMLSLILSRITSVAVVGEILFWLMGGLDARGWIHLKVAVGPILLGSIGLLFFGRDLNLLASEGEEGAAALGMNIKSVQRSLLVLSSLVTGAAVAFTGTIAFVGLIIPHVVRLVIGPDHRILLPASFLAGGSFLVFADLLARVAIAPEEMRLGTITSLVGVPFFLYLLHKGIRDARG
- a CDS encoding ABC transporter substrate-binding protein gives rise to the protein MKWSLTRTLVLILLFVDLSSVRAAETGSSTQPQRIVSLTLGTDEILFSLVDPKRIVAVTYLAVDPGVSHVVEQAKQIPNHLHLSVEGVIALHPDLVLVATYTAADVVKALTDAKLPVMKLALFSSVKGVEQNILAVGRAVGEEARAEEIVSEMRRRLQRIVSRVGAASTRPGVLFYSPTGVVAGKETMFDEMAVLTGGRNRAAEAGLVGHQKISIETLIQLDPEIVIVSDWNPEEPDFYQKLITHPALGHLSAIRNRRVYAIPEKHLSSVSHYLIDGIEQVARVIHPERFDAPAEKTAQPEGGGKR
- a CDS encoding adenine nucleotide alpha hydrolase, which gives rise to MKKRTWLSWSSGKDSAWSLYRLRAQPEVEVTGLITTVNARHQRVAMHAVRVSLLQAQAAAAGLPLQIVSIPDPCSNEAYEAAMRTLIDQAKEAGVTHVAFGDLFLEEIRAYRERQLAGTGIVPLFPLWQIPTDRLAREMIAGGLRAVITCVDPRHLAPSFAGRTFDAAFLADLPKEVDPCGERGEFHSFAIEGPMFRQPIEVQVGEVVTRDGFVFADLLPATEEAVR
- a CDS encoding cob(I)yrinic acid a,c-diamide adenosyltransferase: MPRITKVYTKTGDDGTTGLGSRQRVPKDSARIEAYGAVDELNSQIGAALAAGLDPLLTEMFASIQNDLFHLGSDLCIPEEEKARLKVPKIEQRHVDALERSIDRLSESLQSLANFILPGGAPGAAQLHIARTVCRRAERRVITLRRSEPVGPFTVPYLNRLSDLLFVMARYENKQKGMPDVLWDSRA
- a CDS encoding cobyrinate a,c-diamide synthase, with product MALEKRPFPRLVIAGTHSGVGKTTVVMAITAALRRRGLRVAPFKVGPDYLDPLQHRHLAGRPCRNLDGWMLSREENLRSFTEGCAGADIALIEGMMGLFDGRETKGEEASTAEMAKWLSAPVLLVVDPSGMARSLSALLHGFCSFDPALSLSGVIFNRAGSEGHLQWLQTVAQPTLTSFGGLPIEAEIKIPERPLGLVHPSQSGRSDEVIGRLAELAGSFLDLDRLIDLARAAPPIEVAPERMTPTPRRCRIAVAQDEAFHFYYPDNLALLASEGAELVFFSPIHDEALPDAAHGLYLGGGYPELYAAPLSENRSMRSAIKAFAEAGGPVYAECGGMIYLARELRLVSDDRFEMVGLLPGSIRMESRLSAIGYVEVEFTEESPLLGRGARARGHEFHCSRWEEEPPEGEGVKRVYRVLKEGPARREGYLFRNLLASYFHLHFGSNPQAAATFVASSARWKEVHSFKAAC
- a CDS encoding cobalamin-binding protein gives rise to the protein MRIVSFLPSATEMVCALGLGDQLVGITHECDYPAEVRSKPVVVRSAIEMKGLTSQQVDEAVSRMMKAGQSLYVVDETVLKKLAPDLIVTQDLCQVCAPSGNEVGRVVKFLSAPPKILWMTPKSLAEIFENIRELGEATGRTDAASDLLRDLNARVETISRKAAGLPRRPRVFCMEWLSPPYNAGHWMPELVERAGGIDALAQKGKDSTRVAWEEILDYDPEVLVLSPCGFNLEEVLRQVALLTRYPEWERLSAVREGRVYAVDANSYFARPGPRVVDGLALLAALIHPEEFDWPGPSDAYRPLDLEHLRRVSVGA
- the cobS gene encoding adenosylcobinamide-GDP ribazoletransferase, whose protein sequence is MRDFWTAVSVLTVFPARRNHAAPLPASVHYFPAVGFLIGFALMGTARMLRPLLPPGPLAALIVLLLMVITGGLHLDGLADLCDGLAAGGDRARILAVMKDSRIGAFGVMGLIVILLLKYALFYELIAHGALYSFLIMGTVSRWAMVLAAFVGRYAREEGTAKPFIGKIGWGECAVSTALALIFACAIRPVPGFLSFLIVLPVLFFLNRLLEAKIGGWTGDALGALNEISEVLVLFLIVAISPLIET
- the cobT gene encoding nicotinate-nucleotide--dimethylbenzimidazole phosphoribosyltransferase, whose protein sequence is MNRKIQKTLEQIRPLDPDGHLLAKKRLDRLTKPPGSLGRLEELAAWYLHVTGKSPVLPLKKVIFVFAADHGVTEEGVSAYPKAVTAQMVYNFLRGGAAINVLARHVGAEVRVVDMGVDHDFGALPGLLDRKVSRGSHNIAQGPAMSVEAAERSLLIGIELAEAAAKEGVGLLATGDMGIGNTTPSAAITAIFTRSDVAAVTGRGTGIDDAALEKKRAVIQQALDINRPDRANPMELLSKVGGYEIAGIAGLLLGAAAHRLPVVIDGFISTAGALVAAALKPEINPFLLAAHRSAEAGHRIALATLGLDPLLDLNMRLGEGSGAALGINLVEASLRILTEMATFDEAGISEKG